One Kineococcus aurantiacus genomic window carries:
- a CDS encoding ATP-binding cassette domain-containing protein yields the protein MDEPAALECLDVGKRFGAVQALDGLTVSMTAPATGLLGANGAGKSTLMRTALGLTAPDRGTLRILGLDTVRDRAEVRRRVGFMPEHPCLPNDMSAQDVCVSLARLRGLGRRDAVRRTSEVLFAVGLEEERRRPVGTYSLGMQQRTKLAQALVHGPDLVLLDEPTSGLDPAGREEMLTIVRRLSTELRIRVVASSHVLDDIERTCDEVVVLRSGTLAAQRPVTVGHDPSGPAELRVSGDVGAFAAALGPRVEPLGVRLAPTPAGDIGMSSSPDAALDAVRDLAAERGVGVERLVPAARGLEDVVVDAMAGGTR from the coding sequence GTGGACGAACCTGCGGCACTGGAGTGCCTCGACGTGGGGAAGCGGTTCGGGGCCGTGCAGGCCCTCGACGGGTTGACGGTGTCGATGACCGCGCCCGCGACCGGCCTGCTGGGCGCGAACGGGGCGGGCAAGTCGACGCTGATGCGCACCGCGCTCGGGCTCACCGCCCCCGACCGCGGGACCCTGCGCATCCTGGGCCTGGACACCGTGAGGGACCGTGCGGAGGTGCGGCGCCGGGTGGGGTTCATGCCCGAGCACCCGTGCCTGCCGAACGACATGTCCGCCCAGGACGTGTGCGTGTCGCTGGCCCGCCTGCGCGGCCTCGGCCGGCGCGACGCGGTGCGCCGCACCAGCGAGGTGCTGTTCGCGGTGGGCCTGGAGGAGGAACGGCGCCGGCCCGTGGGGACGTACTCCCTGGGCATGCAGCAGCGGACGAAACTGGCCCAGGCCCTCGTCCACGGGCCGGACCTGGTGCTGCTCGACGAACCCACCTCCGGGCTCGACCCGGCGGGCCGGGAGGAGATGCTGACCATCGTCCGGCGGTTGTCGACGGAACTGCGGATCCGCGTCGTGGCCAGTTCCCACGTCCTCGACGACATCGAGCGGACCTGCGACGAGGTCGTCGTCCTGCGTTCGGGGACGCTCGCGGCCCAGCGGCCCGTCACCGTCGGACACGACCCCTCCGGCCCGGCCGAGCTGCGGGTCAGCGGCGACGTCGGCGCCTTCGCCGCCGCGCTGGGGCCGCGCGTGGAACCCCTCGGGGTGCGGCTCGCGCCGACCCCGGCCGGTGACATCGGGATGAGTTCGAGCCCGGACGCCGCGCTGGACGCCGTGCGCGACCTGGCCGCCGAGCGGGGCGTCGGCGTCGAACGGCTCGTCCCCGCCGCGCGCGGGCTCGAGGACGTCGTCGTCGACGCGATGGCCGGGGGGACGCGGTGA
- a CDS encoding FAD-dependent oxidoreductase yields the protein MITSTDVCVVGSGSGGKMVAQELARAGRRVTLVERGLVGGYCPYLACVPAKSLLLSARAGLSWVAARAVRDEASSHRDDSAAAAELTGDGVEVVRGSARRVGPGRVELDDQVVEAGAVVVATGSSPVRPPLPGLDGAPTWTSEDALACPDLPRRLVVLGGGPVAVELAQAFRGLGSEVALVQRGPHLLSGEPPWVGDVVGAALAGDGVAVHTGDPAAEVVDGQRLRLESGVELPFDRLLLATGRRPVTDGLGLADGWLTDAGALRTDARCRVVDGLYAVGDVTGISPYTHTANHQARTVVAELLGRGRDADYSAVPRAVYTDPTVFCVGATSGARSARFEVGDVERATLVGLSRRRDVTGAVELFADEAGVLVGAACVGPDADSWGAELALAVRARLDVELLRHHVRAFPTWSEAIFPALEELGT from the coding sequence GTGATCACTTCGACCGACGTCTGCGTCGTGGGTTCGGGTTCGGGCGGGAAGATGGTCGCCCAGGAGCTGGCCCGCGCCGGTCGCCGCGTGACCCTCGTGGAGCGGGGCCTGGTCGGCGGGTACTGCCCCTACCTGGCCTGCGTCCCCGCGAAGTCGCTGCTGCTGTCGGCGCGCGCGGGCCTGTCGTGGGTCGCGGCGCGGGCGGTGCGCGACGAGGCCTCCTCCCACCGCGACGACTCCGCGGCGGCCGCGGAGCTGACCGGGGACGGCGTGGAGGTCGTGCGGGGCTCGGCCCGTCGCGTCGGCCCGGGCCGGGTCGAGCTCGACGACCAGGTGGTGGAGGCCGGGGCGGTCGTGGTGGCCACGGGCAGCTCACCGGTCCGGCCGCCGCTGCCCGGCCTGGACGGGGCGCCGACGTGGACGTCGGAGGACGCGCTGGCCTGCCCGGACCTGCCGCGGCGGCTGGTGGTGCTGGGCGGCGGCCCGGTGGCGGTGGAGCTGGCCCAGGCCTTCCGGGGGCTGGGCAGCGAGGTCGCGCTCGTCCAGCGCGGACCGCACCTGCTGTCGGGGGAACCGCCGTGGGTGGGTGACGTCGTGGGCGCCGCGCTGGCCGGCGACGGGGTGGCCGTGCACACCGGGGACCCGGCCGCCGAGGTCGTCGACGGGCAGCGGCTGCGGCTGGAGTCGGGGGTGGAGCTGCCCTTCGACCGGCTGCTGCTGGCGACCGGGCGCCGGCCGGTCACCGACGGCCTCGGCCTGGCCGACGGGTGGCTGACCGACGCCGGGGCGCTGCGGACCGACGCCCGGTGCCGGGTCGTCGACGGGCTGTACGCCGTGGGCGACGTCACCGGGATCTCCCCCTACACCCACACCGCCAACCACCAGGCCCGCACCGTCGTCGCCGAGCTGCTCGGCCGGGGCCGGGACGCGGACTACTCCGCGGTCCCCCGCGCCGTCTACACCGACCCGACGGTGTTCTGCGTGGGCGCGACGTCCGGTGCGCGCTCGGCCCGGTTCGAGGTCGGGGACGTCGAGCGGGCCACGCTCGTCGGGCTGTCCCGGCGGCGGGACGTGACGGGCGCGGTGGAGCTGTTCGCCGACGAGGCGGGGGTCCTCGTCGGCGCGGCCTGCGTGGGCCCCGACGCGGACTCCTGGGGGGCCGAGCTGGCGCTGGCGGTCCGGGCGCGGCTGGACGTGGAGCTGCTGCGGCACCACGTGCGGGCGTTCCCGACGTGGTCGGAGGCGATCTTCCCGGCGCTGGAGGAACTGGGGACCTGA
- a CDS encoding alcohol dehydrogenase catalytic domain-containing protein, whose amino-acid sequence MRAMVYRGPYRVRVEEKDVPRIEHPNDAVVRVELAAICGSDLHLYHGLMPDTRVGTTFGHEFIGVVDSVGPSVRNLVPGDRVMVPFNISCGSCFYCARGMLANCHNVNPNATAVGGIYGYSHTTGGYDGGQAEYVRVPFADVGPVKVPEWMHSEDAVLLTDATATGYFGAQLGDIREGDVVVVFGAGPVGLVAAKSAWLMGAGRVIVVDHLEYRLEKARTFAHAETVNFAEHDDVVVHLKRITDHLGADVAIDCVGAEADGNFLQHVTGTKLKLQGGSPVALNWAIDAVRKGATISVMGAYGPVPSAVKFGDAMNKGLTLRMNQCPVKRQWPRLFEHVRNGYLRPRDLVTHRIPLEDIAEGYHLFSSKLDGIVKPLIVPTAA is encoded by the coding sequence GTGCGCGCCATGGTGTACCGAGGGCCGTACCGGGTCCGGGTGGAGGAGAAGGACGTCCCCCGGATCGAGCACCCGAACGACGCCGTCGTGCGCGTCGAGCTCGCGGCGATCTGCGGGTCCGACCTGCACCTGTACCACGGGCTCATGCCCGACACCCGCGTCGGGACGACGTTCGGGCACGAGTTCATCGGGGTGGTCGACAGCGTCGGCCCCTCGGTGCGCAACCTCGTCCCCGGCGACCGCGTGATGGTGCCGTTCAACATCTCCTGCGGGTCCTGCTTCTACTGCGCGCGCGGGATGCTCGCCAACTGCCACAACGTCAACCCGAACGCCACGGCCGTCGGCGGGATCTACGGCTACTCCCACACCACCGGCGGCTACGACGGCGGTCAGGCCGAGTACGTGCGCGTGCCGTTCGCCGACGTCGGTCCCGTCAAGGTCCCGGAGTGGATGCACTCCGAGGACGCCGTCCTGCTGACCGACGCGACGGCCACCGGGTACTTCGGCGCCCAGCTCGGCGACATCCGCGAGGGTGACGTCGTCGTGGTCTTCGGCGCCGGCCCGGTCGGGCTGGTGGCCGCGAAGTCGGCGTGGCTCATGGGGGCCGGGCGCGTCATCGTCGTCGACCACCTGGAGTACCGGCTGGAGAAGGCCAGGACGTTCGCGCACGCCGAGACGGTGAACTTCGCCGAGCACGACGACGTCGTCGTCCACCTCAAGCGGATCACCGACCACCTCGGCGCCGACGTGGCGATCGACTGCGTGGGGGCCGAGGCGGACGGCAACTTCCTGCAGCACGTCACCGGCACCAAGCTGAAGCTGCAGGGCGGTTCGCCCGTCGCGCTGAACTGGGCCATCGACGCGGTGCGCAAGGGCGCGACGATCTCCGTCATGGGAGCCTACGGCCCGGTCCCGAGCGCCGTGAAGTTCGGCGACGCCATGAACAAGGGCCTGACGCTGCGGATGAACCAGTGCCCGGTGAAGCGGCAGTGGCCGCGCCTGTTCGAGCACGTCCGCAACGGGTACCTGCGCCCGCGCGACCTCGTGACCCACCGCATCCCGCTGGAGGACATCGCGGAGGGGTACCACCTCTTCTCCTCCAAGCTCGACGGCATCGTCAAGCCGCTCATCGTCCCCACCGCCGCCTGA
- a CDS encoding exodeoxyribonuclease III, with protein MPAKKKLLTVATVNVNGVRAAVRRGMHPWLAERDPDVLLLQEVRAPDDELRKALPGYPHVAHTEAAAKGRAGVAVATRAEFSAVRIGFAHDPHFETSGRWVEVDVDTAIGPVTLVSAYVHSGEVGSPQQDDKYRFLDAMDVRLAELGRAAQDTGREALVAGDLNVGHTERDIRNWKGNRGKAGFLEDERAHFDHWFGDLGWVDTQRRVAGDVDGPYAWWSWRGQAFDRDTGWRIDYQLVTPGLAERLQTVRTDRAASYAERFSDHAPVVATYRA; from the coding sequence GTGCCTGCGAAGAAGAAGCTGCTGACCGTCGCGACGGTCAACGTCAACGGCGTGCGCGCCGCCGTGCGCCGCGGGATGCACCCGTGGCTGGCCGAGCGCGACCCCGACGTCCTGCTGCTGCAGGAGGTCCGCGCCCCCGACGACGAACTGCGCAAGGCCCTGCCGGGGTACCCCCACGTCGCCCACACCGAGGCCGCCGCCAAGGGCCGCGCCGGGGTCGCGGTCGCGACGCGGGCCGAGTTCTCCGCCGTGCGCATCGGGTTCGCCCACGACCCGCACTTCGAGACGTCCGGCCGCTGGGTCGAGGTGGACGTCGACACCGCGATCGGGCCGGTGACCCTCGTCAGCGCCTACGTGCACTCCGGTGAGGTCGGCAGCCCGCAGCAGGACGACAAGTACCGGTTCCTCGACGCCATGGACGTGCGGCTGGCCGAGCTGGGCCGGGCCGCGCAGGACACCGGCCGCGAGGCCCTCGTCGCGGGCGACCTCAACGTCGGGCACACCGAGCGGGACATCAGGAACTGGAAGGGCAACCGCGGCAAGGCCGGTTTCCTGGAGGACGAGCGCGCCCACTTCGACCACTGGTTCGGGGACCTGGGCTGGGTCGACACCCAGCGCCGCGTCGCGGGGGACGTCGACGGGCCGTACGCGTGGTGGAGCTGGCGCGGCCAGGCCTTCGACCGGGACACCGGCTGGCGCATCGACTACCAGCTCGTCACCCCCGGGCTGGCGGAGCGGCTGCAGACGGTGCGGACCGACCGCGCCGCCAGCTACGCCGAGCGGTTCTCCGACCACGCCCCCGTCGTGGCGACCTACCGCGCCTGA
- a CDS encoding bifunctional methylenetetrahydrofolate dehydrogenase/methenyltetrahydrofolate cyclohydrolase, which yields MSAVVLDGRAAAAAVKADLTERVAKLREHGVVPGLGTVLVGDDPGSASYVRGKHRDCAEVGIASIQVELPANATQGEIESEIAQLNANPDCTGFIVQLPLPRGIDANAVLEMVDPAKDADGLHPTNLGRLVLRVKEEITSPLPCTPRGVIDLLLRHDVPLDGAEVVVVGRGVTVGRPIGLLLTRRHPNATVTLCHTGTKNLDEHLRRADVVVAAAGVPGLVTKENVKPGAAVLDVGVSRVFDEASGKSKLTGDVALDVAEVAGFMAPNPGGVGPMTRALLLTNVVESAERAAGLR from the coding sequence GTGAGCGCCGTCGTCCTCGACGGGAGGGCCGCCGCGGCGGCCGTCAAGGCCGACCTGACCGAGCGCGTGGCCAAGCTGCGCGAGCACGGCGTCGTCCCCGGCCTGGGCACAGTCCTGGTCGGCGACGACCCGGGGTCGGCCAGCTACGTGCGCGGCAAGCACCGCGACTGCGCCGAGGTCGGCATCGCCTCGATCCAGGTCGAGCTGCCCGCCAACGCCACGCAGGGCGAGATCGAGTCCGAGATCGCCCAGCTGAACGCGAACCCGGACTGCACGGGGTTCATCGTCCAGCTGCCGCTGCCGCGGGGCATCGACGCCAACGCCGTCCTGGAGATGGTGGACCCGGCCAAGGACGCCGACGGCCTGCACCCGACGAACCTGGGCCGGCTGGTGCTGCGGGTGAAGGAGGAGATCACCTCCCCGCTGCCGTGCACCCCGCGCGGGGTCATCGACCTGCTCCTGCGCCACGACGTCCCCCTCGACGGGGCCGAGGTCGTCGTCGTGGGCCGCGGCGTCACGGTCGGGCGGCCCATCGGGCTGCTGCTGACCCGGCGTCACCCGAACGCGACGGTCACGCTGTGCCACACCGGCACGAAGAACCTCGACGAGCACCTGCGGCGGGCCGACGTCGTCGTCGCCGCGGCCGGGGTCCCCGGTCTGGTCACGAAGGAGAACGTCAAGCCGGGCGCCGCGGTGCTCGACGTGGGCGTCTCCCGGGTGTTCGACGAGGCGAGCGGCAAGAGCAAGCTGACCGGCGACGTCGCGCTCGACGTGGCCGAGGTCGCGGGGTTCATGGCCCCCAACCCCGGCGGGGTCGGGCCCATGACGCGCGCCCTGCTGCTGACCAACGTGGTCGAGTCGGCCGAACGGGCCGCGGGCCTGCGCTGA
- the glyA gene encoding serine hydroxymethyltransferase — protein sequence MTDVQPTTTPGVTDLPLSEVDPEIAAVLDAELGRQRDTLEMIASENFAPRAVLEAQGSVLTNKYAEGYPGKRYYGGCEHVDVAEELARTRVKELFGAEHANVQPHSGATANAAAMHALIRGGDGILGLELAHGGHLTHGMKINFSGRMYDVSAYGVDPKTFRVDMDVVRATALEARPKLIIAGWSAYPRHLDFEAFRSIADEVGAYLMVDMAHFAGLVAAGLHPSPVPHADVVTSTVHKTLAGPRSGVILSKAEHAKKIDSAVFPGQQGGPLMHVIAGKAVAFKVAGSPEFAERQRRTLEGAQIVAERLTAPDAVEAGISVLTGGTDVHLVLVDLRDSQLNGQEAEDRLHEVGITVNRNAVPFDPRPPMVTSGLRIGTPALATRGFGAAEFTEVADVIASALKPEFDADALRARVAKLTAEFPLYPSAGSFA from the coding sequence GTGACCGACGTCCAGCCCACCACCACCCCCGGTGTGACCGACCTGCCCCTGAGCGAGGTCGACCCCGAGATCGCCGCCGTGCTCGACGCCGAGCTCGGCCGTCAGCGCGACACCCTCGAGATGATCGCCAGCGAGAACTTCGCCCCGCGCGCCGTCCTCGAGGCGCAGGGGTCGGTCCTGACCAACAAGTACGCCGAGGGGTACCCCGGCAAGCGCTACTACGGCGGCTGCGAGCACGTCGACGTGGCCGAGGAGCTGGCCCGCACGCGCGTCAAGGAGCTGTTCGGCGCCGAGCACGCCAACGTCCAGCCCCACTCCGGCGCCACGGCCAACGCGGCCGCCATGCACGCCCTCATCCGCGGCGGCGACGGCATCCTGGGCCTGGAGCTGGCCCACGGCGGCCACCTCACGCACGGCATGAAGATCAACTTCTCGGGCCGGATGTACGACGTGTCCGCCTACGGCGTGGACCCCAAGACGTTCCGGGTCGACATGGACGTCGTGCGCGCCACCGCCCTGGAGGCGCGCCCGAAGCTCATCATCGCCGGCTGGTCGGCCTACCCCCGCCACCTCGACTTCGAGGCGTTCCGCTCCATCGCCGACGAGGTCGGCGCGTACCTCATGGTCGACATGGCGCACTTCGCGGGCCTCGTCGCCGCCGGGCTGCACCCCAGCCCCGTCCCGCACGCCGACGTGGTGACCTCCACCGTCCACAAGACGCTGGCCGGGCCCCGCTCGGGCGTCATCCTCAGCAAGGCCGAGCACGCCAAGAAGATCGACTCCGCCGTGTTCCCGGGCCAGCAGGGCGGTCCGCTCATGCACGTCATCGCGGGCAAGGCCGTCGCCTTCAAGGTCGCCGGCTCGCCCGAGTTCGCCGAGCGCCAGCGCCGCACCCTGGAGGGCGCGCAGATCGTCGCCGAGCGCCTCACCGCCCCCGACGCCGTCGAGGCGGGCATCTCCGTCCTGACCGGCGGCACCGACGTCCACCTCGTCCTGGTGGACCTGCGCGACTCGCAGCTGAACGGCCAGGAGGCCGAGGACCGCCTCCACGAGGTCGGCATCACCGTCAACCGCAACGCGGTGCCCTTCGACCCGCGCCCGCCGATGGTCACCTCCGGCCTGCGCATCGGCACCCCGGCGCTGGCGACCCGCGGTTTCGGGGCGGCCGAGTTCACCGAGGTCGCCGACGTCATCGCCTCGGCCCTCAAGCCGGAGTTCGACGCCGACGCCCTGCGCGCCCGCGTCGCCAAGCTCACGGCCGAGTTCCCGCTGTACCCCTCGGCCGGGTCGTTCGCGTGA
- a CDS encoding isochorismate synthase yields MSEPEAVALAVQAGATVFSGEKSTLVQTGPRPPVPGGSGLEQLRRAAAALERADPDVVVAGAVPFDLTRPGSLRLGPARTAPGPLPLPLPGARGQVTVARSRPVPPPSGYADAVRAGLAQIRAGRVDKVVLARTLQLEALDDWSIPDLLSELVSRNPSATALAVPLDDPADRQARWLVGATPELLLRRRGPSVLLRPMAGSIPRSPEPDEDIRRSDALLTSDKDRREHRFVVDAVVEALSPFCRTITAPEPELVATPAVWHLATRITALLNDTATTSVDLVAALHPTPAVGGSPRKAALEVIGEVEGLDRGCYAGAVGWQDVHGDGEWVVAVRCAEVKGRTLRIFAGAGIVEGSDPDAEVVETAAKMRTVLDAATSR; encoded by the coding sequence GTGTCAGAACCCGAAGCGGTAGCGCTCGCCGTGCAGGCTGGAGCCACCGTCTTCTCCGGAGAGAAGTCGACCCTCGTGCAGACCGGGCCCCGCCCGCCGGTGCCCGGCGGCTCGGGGCTGGAGCAGCTGCGCCGCGCCGCCGCGGCCCTCGAGCGCGCCGACCCCGACGTCGTCGTCGCCGGTGCCGTCCCCTTCGACCTGACCCGGCCCGGGTCCCTGCGCCTGGGCCCGGCCCGGACGGCGCCCGGCCCGCTGCCCCTGCCGCTGCCCGGCGCGCGCGGGCAGGTGACCGTGGCGCGCAGCCGCCCGGTGCCCCCGCCGTCGGGGTACGCCGACGCCGTGCGCGCCGGGCTGGCGCAGATCCGCGCCGGCCGGGTCGACAAGGTCGTCCTGGCCCGCACCCTGCAGCTGGAGGCCCTCGACGACTGGTCGATCCCCGACCTGCTGTCCGAGCTCGTCAGCCGCAACCCCTCGGCCACGGCGCTCGCCGTCCCGCTGGACGACCCCGCCGACCGGCAGGCCCGCTGGCTGGTCGGGGCGACCCCGGAGCTGCTCCTGCGCCGCCGCGGGCCCAGCGTCCTGCTGCGGCCCATGGCCGGGTCGATCCCGCGCTCGCCCGAACCGGACGAGGACATCCGCCGCTCCGACGCCCTCCTGACCTCCGACAAGGACCGCCGCGAGCACCGGTTCGTCGTCGACGCGGTCGTCGAGGCGCTGTCGCCGTTCTGCCGGACCATCACCGCCCCCGAGCCCGAGCTCGTGGCCACCCCGGCGGTCTGGCACCTGGCGACCCGCATCACCGCGCTGCTCAACGACACCGCCACCACGTCGGTCGACCTGGTCGCCGCGCTGCACCCGACCCCGGCCGTCGGCGGCTCGCCGCGGAAGGCGGCCCTGGAGGTCATCGGCGAGGTCGAGGGCCTGGACCGGGGCTGCTACGCCGGTGCGGTCGGCTGGCAGGACGTCCACGGCGACGGGGAGTGGGTCGTCGCGGTGCGCTGCGCGGAGGTGAAGGGCCGCACGCTGCGCATCTTCGCGGGCGCGGGCATCGTCGAGGGGTCCGACCCCGACGCCGAGGTCGTCGAGACCGCGGCCAAGATGCGCACCGTCCTGGACGCGGCCACCTCCCGGTAG
- the purU gene encoding formyltetrahydrofolate deformylase, with translation MTRGQPRLRRVSTRPRVLTLSCPDRPGIVHAVTGALVALDANITESQQYGDPDTGLFFLRVAFDASASEEALRANLEVVAHRFDVDWTLSAADVPLPTLVMCSKQGHCLNDLLFRHRSGHLPVDIRAVVSNHTDLQPLAEFYGLPFVHVPVVTGDAASKAAGEARLLELVQEHGAELVVLARYMQVLSDDLCRSLAGRAINIHHSFLPSFKGAKPYHQAHARGVKIIGATAHYVTADLDEGPIIEQEIERVDHRATAAELVRIGQDVEARTLARAVRWHAEQRVLLDGRRTVVFR, from the coding sequence CTGACACGGGGTCAGCCTAGGCTTCGACGGGTGAGCACGCGCCCGAGGGTCCTGACCCTGTCCTGCCCCGACCGTCCCGGCATCGTCCACGCGGTGACGGGTGCCCTCGTCGCCCTGGACGCGAACATCACCGAGAGCCAGCAGTACGGGGACCCGGACACGGGGCTGTTCTTCCTGCGGGTGGCCTTCGACGCGTCGGCCAGCGAGGAGGCGCTGCGCGCCAACCTGGAGGTCGTGGCGCACCGGTTCGACGTCGACTGGACGCTGTCGGCGGCCGACGTCCCGCTGCCGACGCTGGTGATGTGCTCCAAGCAGGGCCACTGCCTCAACGACCTGCTGTTCCGGCACCGCTCGGGGCACCTGCCGGTCGACATCCGCGCGGTGGTCTCCAACCACACCGACCTGCAGCCGCTGGCGGAGTTCTACGGCCTGCCGTTCGTGCACGTGCCGGTCGTGACCGGCGACGCGGCGTCGAAGGCGGCCGGTGAGGCGCGGCTGCTGGAGCTGGTGCAGGAGCACGGCGCGGAGCTGGTCGTGCTGGCCCGGTACATGCAGGTCCTGTCCGACGACCTGTGCCGCAGCCTGGCCGGTCGCGCGATCAACATCCACCACTCGTTCCTGCCGAGCTTCAAGGGCGCCAAGCCGTACCACCAGGCGCACGCGCGGGGCGTGAAGATCATCGGGGCGACGGCGCACTACGTGACGGCCGACCTGGACGAGGGGCCGATCATCGAGCAGGAGATCGAGCGGGTCGACCACCGGGCCACGGCCGCCGAGCTGGTCCGGATCGGCCAGGACGTCGAGGCGCGGACGCTGGCCCGCGCGGTGCGCTGGCACGCCGAGCAGCGGGTGCTGCTGGACGGGCGGCGGACGGTCGTCTTCCGCTGA
- the aqpZ gene encoding aquaporin Z has product MSRRLTAEFLGTFWLVLIGCGSAVLAAAFPDDANATGIGLFGVSAAFGLAVVTMAYAVGHLSGGHFNPAVSLGLLLARRLPARDFLPYVVTQVVAATAAAAVLYAVASGKAGFSASESGFAANGYGEHSPGGYSLAAGLLAEVVLTAFFVLVILGSTDRRAPQGFAPLAIGLALVAIHLVGIPVTNTSVNPARSTGQALFVGGWALTQLWAFWVAPLVGAAVAGLAYRGLTGDTGTTAASREGQPVEKARSDAADATVDLTAPEAQQAARGRD; this is encoded by the coding sequence CTGTCCCGCCGCCTGACCGCCGAGTTCCTCGGCACCTTCTGGCTCGTGCTCATCGGCTGCGGCTCGGCCGTGCTCGCCGCGGCCTTCCCCGACGACGCCAACGCGACCGGCATCGGGCTGTTCGGCGTCTCCGCCGCCTTCGGCCTGGCCGTCGTGACGATGGCCTACGCCGTCGGGCACCTGTCCGGCGGCCACTTCAACCCCGCCGTCTCCCTCGGCCTGCTGCTGGCCCGGCGGCTGCCCGCGCGCGACTTCCTGCCCTACGTCGTCACCCAGGTCGTCGCCGCCACCGCCGCGGCCGCGGTCCTGTACGCGGTGGCGAGCGGGAAGGCGGGCTTCTCGGCCTCGGAGTCGGGGTTCGCCGCGAACGGGTACGGCGAGCACTCCCCCGGCGGGTACTCCCTGGCCGCCGGCCTGCTGGCCGAGGTCGTCCTGACGGCCTTCTTCGTCCTGGTGATCCTCGGGTCCACCGACCGGCGCGCCCCGCAGGGCTTCGCCCCCCTGGCGATCGGCCTGGCGCTGGTGGCCATCCACCTCGTGGGCATCCCCGTCACGAACACCTCGGTGAACCCGGCCCGCTCCACCGGGCAGGCCCTCTTCGTCGGCGGCTGGGCGCTGACCCAGCTGTGGGCGTTCTGGGTCGCCCCGCTCGTCGGCGCCGCCGTCGCGGGCCTGGCCTACCGGGGGCTGACCGGCGACACCGGGACGACCGCCGCCTCCCGCGAGGGGCAGCCGGTGGAGAAGGCCCGCAGCGACGCCGCCGACGCGACCGTCGACCTCACCGCCCCCGAGGCGCAGCAGGCCGCGCGCGGCCGGGACTGA
- the yidD gene encoding membrane protein insertion efficiency factor YidD encodes MNSPAARSVDWAIARYQRSLSPRKGWSCAHRVAHGGPSCSAAVRSSVRRRGVLGSLAPSALRFLACYRAALLLAPMEVQGVCCLGGIPIPFRFGGRGR; translated from the coding sequence ATGAACAGCCCCGCCGCCCGGTCGGTCGACTGGGCCATCGCCCGGTACCAACGCTCGCTGTCGCCCCGCAAGGGGTGGTCGTGCGCGCACCGCGTCGCCCACGGCGGGCCGTCCTGCTCGGCCGCGGTGCGCTCGTCCGTGCGCCGGCGCGGCGTGCTGGGGTCCCTCGCGCCGAGCGCGCTGCGCTTCCTGGCCTGCTACCGCGCCGCGCTGCTGCTGGCGCCGATGGAGGTGCAGGGGGTCTGCTGCCTGGGCGGCATCCCGATCCCGTTCCGCTTCGGGGGCCGGGGCCGCTGA
- the corA gene encoding magnesium/cobalt transporter CorA, with product MGRRGMVPSRNLALDGAIPSEPMARGSSLIDSGVYEAGHRVDSPTDLVSTVRSLRQVAGRVAWMGLYRPAEEELNSLAAEFGLHELAVEDAVLAHQRPKLERYGSTLFVVLRAASYDDASEKVEFGELHLFIGHDFVITVRHAESPSIAPVRKRLEADPEMLGRGTEAILYAILDTVVDGYGPVLRGLENDIDEIETQVFTGDPTVSRRIYELSQEVVDFQRAVTPLSAILAGLSGGFTKYRVDEELQRYLRDVADHVTVAIERIENYRNQLRDILTVNATLVGQRQNEEMRSLTEASFAQSEEVKKISSWAAILFAPSLVGGIYGMNFTHMPELDWRYGYPLALALMLGLSVTLFVIFKRRGWL from the coding sequence ATGGGACGACGGGGCATGGTGCCCTCGCGCAACCTCGCCCTCGACGGGGCGATCCCCTCCGAGCCGATGGCCCGCGGCAGCAGCCTCATCGACAGCGGCGTCTACGAGGCCGGGCACCGCGTCGACTCCCCGACCGACCTCGTGAGCACCGTCCGCTCGCTGCGCCAGGTCGCCGGCCGCGTCGCGTGGATGGGGCTGTACCGGCCGGCGGAGGAGGAGCTGAACTCCCTGGCCGCCGAGTTCGGCCTGCACGAGCTCGCCGTCGAGGACGCCGTCCTGGCCCACCAGCGGCCCAAGCTGGAGCGCTACGGCTCGACGCTGTTCGTCGTGCTGCGGGCCGCCAGCTACGACGACGCCTCCGAGAAGGTCGAGTTCGGCGAGCTGCACCTGTTCATCGGCCACGACTTCGTCATCACCGTCCGGCACGCCGAGTCGCCCAGCATCGCGCCGGTCCGCAAGCGCCTGGAGGCGGACCCGGAGATGCTCGGGCGCGGCACCGAGGCGATCCTCTACGCGATCCTCGACACCGTGGTGGACGGCTACGGGCCGGTCCTGAGGGGCCTGGAGAACGACATCGACGAGATCGAGACCCAGGTGTTCACCGGGGACCCCACGGTCTCGCGGCGCATCTACGAGCTGTCGCAGGAGGTCGTGGACTTCCAGCGCGCGGTGACGCCCCTGAGCGCCATCCTTGCCGGTCTCAGCGGCGGCTTCACCAAGTACCGGGTGGACGAGGAGCTCCAGCGCTACCTGCGCGACGTGGCCGACCACGTCACGGTGGCCATCGAGCGCATCGAGAACTACCGCAACCAGCTGCGCGACATCCTCACGGTCAACGCGACCCTGGTCGGGCAGCGGCAGAACGAGGAGATGCGGTCGCTGACCGAAGCCAGCTTCGCCCAGAGCGAGGAGGTCAAGAAGATCTCCTCGTGGGCGGCCATCCTCTTCGCCCCCAGCCTCGTGGGGGGCATCTACGGCATGAACTTCACGCACATGCCCGAGCTGGACTGGCGGTACGGGTACCCGCTGGCGCTGGCGCTGATGCTCGGCCTGAGCGTCACGCTGTTCGTCATCTTCAAGAGGCGCGGCTGGTTGTGA